A single window of Streptomyces globosus DNA harbors:
- a CDS encoding transposase gives MVDVLPTREAGPLAAWLIRHPGVKIFCRDRAGAYAEGARRGAPDALQVADRFHLWQGLGRAVETCVAAHRDCLRDTSPSSMLPEATRLTSGRPQDDPAPVGRRAERKKAAHALVHELLAQGHSRRAIARHLGYGLNTVLRYANAARWQDTIRDNRPRPSRLDPYKPYLERRFTAGCTSVTHLHKELVADNAPVTHQMVRAHIATLRGAPAGAPPRPPTVRQVTGWLTRHPTALSEADHAALKDVLARCPELDTAAGHVRAFGETLTGRLGARLPTWIDAVDASQPGLTGFALHLLRDLDAVTAGLTLDWSSGSIEGAVNRSKKIKRQLYGRAGCELLRKDDLASVASRGSVPCRWSTPSKPVAQIPTGCPLGGSRVGLTSEYGAGWRLSFPHWRWAVAVEAPDRPWGPWCYFCRNLREGWASL, from the coding sequence GTGGTCGACGTGCTCCCGACCCGCGAGGCCGGGCCGCTGGCCGCCTGGCTGATTCGCCACCCCGGAGTGAAGATCTTCTGCCGGGACCGGGCCGGCGCCTACGCCGAGGGAGCACGACGCGGTGCCCCAGACGCTCTGCAGGTCGCCGACCGGTTCCACCTGTGGCAGGGCCTCGGCCGAGCCGTGGAAACCTGCGTTGCCGCCCATCGCGACTGCCTGCGCGACACTTCGCCCAGCAGCATGTTGCCGGAGGCCACCCGACTGACTTCCGGCCGACCGCAGGACGACCCGGCGCCCGTCGGCCGACGGGCTGAGCGCAAGAAGGCCGCGCACGCCCTGGTCCACGAACTTCTTGCTCAAGGTCACTCGCGCCGGGCGATTGCCCGGCACCTGGGCTATGGCCTCAACACCGTCCTCCGGTACGCGAACGCCGCACGCTGGCAGGACACCATCCGCGACAACCGGCCCCGACCCAGCAGGCTGGACCCCTACAAGCCCTACCTGGAGCGCCGATTCACCGCCGGATGCACCAGCGTCACCCACCTCCACAAGGAACTCGTCGCCGACAACGCACCCGTCACCCACCAAATGGTCCGCGCCCACATCGCCACCCTCCGCGGGGCTCCGGCCGGCGCGCCGCCCCGGCCCCCGACGGTGCGCCAGGTGACCGGCTGGCTCACCCGGCACCCCACCGCGCTGAGCGAGGCCGACCACGCTGCCCTCAAGGATGTCCTGGCACGCTGCCCCGAACTGGACACCGCTGCCGGACATGTCCGCGCCTTCGGCGAGACACTCACTGGCCGCCTCGGCGCCAGGCTCCCCACCTGGATCGACGCAGTCGACGCAAGCCAACCCGGCCTCACCGGCTTCGCACTCCACCTGCTCCGGGACCTTGACGCCGTGACGGCCGGGCTCACCCTGGACTGGAGCTCGGGCAGCATCGAGGGTGCCGTGAACCGGAGCAAGAAGATCAAGCGACAGCTCTACGGTCGAGCCGGATGTGAACTGCTCCGAAAAGATGATCTTGCTTCAGTAGCTTCTCGCGGAAGTGTCCCCTGCCGCTGGTCGACGCCTTCGAAGCCGGTCGCGCAAATCCCGACAGGGTGCCCACTCGGGGGTTCGCGAGTGGGGCTGACCAGTGAGTACGGAGCCGGTTGGAGGCTGAGTTTCCCCCACTGGCGGTGGGCAGTCGCCGTGGAGGCCCCCGATCGGCCGTGGGGGCCGTGGTGCTACTTTTGCCGAAATTTGCGGGAGGGGTGGGCAAGCTTGTGA
- a CDS encoding ISL3 family transposase, with translation MEEMVLRLEELLFPSIADVAVLSVTVNDEAVRIEARSTVPGAVCPGCGIWSRRIHSSYLRFPADVPSGGGRVALCLRVRRFLCPVISCGRRTFAEQLPGLTRRYGRRTERLRSTLAAVGLALAGRAGARLARVFGVSVNRSTVLRLVEALPDPEVPAPRVVGVDEYATRKGRHYGTVLVDVESRRPVDLLPDREASSLAAWLAKRPGVEVVCRDRAPFFAEGATAGAPQAVQVADRWHLWHNLSEAAERCVADHRGCLQVLAPDPAQPAPEPEKFEDPSGSPWPRGHRFADRTRANHATVHELLAAGLSRRAIRRQLRITSRTVKLLADAATPEELFQGQWQGRPSKLDAFKPYLDDRWNQGCTNAWMVWEEIAPLGYQGSYQRVRAYFREKRLSPGPVTARPPSPRVVAGWILRRPENLTETEHLRLKAVLVHCPELDALTGHVRPFGQMLTERQGERLPQWLDAVRQDDLPGLHTLAAGIDRDRDAVVAGLTLPWSSGVVEGHVNRIKMLKRQMFGRAGFRLLRKRVLLYS, from the coding sequence GTGGAAGAAATGGTGCTCCGACTGGAGGAGTTGCTGTTCCCGTCGATCGCCGACGTGGCGGTGCTGTCCGTGACCGTGAACGACGAGGCGGTACGTATAGAGGCCCGAAGCACGGTACCCGGGGCCGTCTGTCCCGGATGCGGGATCTGGTCACGGCGGATTCACAGCTCCTACCTGCGGTTTCCAGCTGATGTGCCCAGCGGAGGCGGACGGGTCGCTCTTTGTTTACGCGTCCGCAGGTTCCTCTGCCCGGTCATTTCGTGCGGGCGACGGACCTTCGCGGAACAGCTGCCAGGCTTGACCCGTCGGTACGGCCGGCGGACCGAGCGCCTGCGGTCGACACTGGCCGCGGTCGGCCTCGCGCTTGCCGGTCGGGCTGGTGCTCGCCTGGCGCGCGTATTCGGCGTGTCCGTGAACCGCAGCACTGTGCTGCGGCTGGTCGAAGCGTTACCTGACCCCGAAGTTCCAGCCCCGCGGGTGGTCGGTGTCGATGAGTATGCGACCCGCAAAGGGCGTCACTACGGGACTGTCCTGGTCGACGTCGAAAGTCGGCGTCCAGTGGACCTGCTGCCCGACCGTGAGGCGTCCAGCCTCGCGGCTTGGCTCGCGAAACGGCCCGGGGTGGAGGTGGTCTGCCGCGATCGGGCACCGTTCTTCGCCGAAGGTGCCACGGCTGGGGCGCCGCAGGCGGTGCAGGTCGCGGACCGGTGGCATCTTTGGCACAACCTGAGCGAGGCTGCAGAGCGGTGCGTCGCAGACCACCGCGGATGCCTGCAGGTTCTGGCGCCAGATCCAGCCCAGCCTGCCCCCGAGCCGGAGAAGTTCGAAGACCCCTCCGGCTCGCCCTGGCCGAGGGGACACCGCTTCGCTGACCGCACCCGTGCCAACCACGCCACCGTCCACGAACTGCTCGCCGCCGGGCTCAGCCGGAGGGCGATCCGCCGCCAACTCCGGATAACCTCCCGCACCGTCAAGCTCCTCGCTGACGCAGCCACCCCGGAGGAACTGTTCCAGGGGCAGTGGCAGGGCCGGCCATCCAAACTCGACGCCTTCAAGCCCTACCTGGATGACCGCTGGAACCAAGGCTGCACGAACGCCTGGATGGTATGGGAGGAGATCGCGCCGCTCGGCTATCAGGGCAGCTACCAGCGGGTCCGCGCCTATTTCCGGGAGAAGCGGCTCTCGCCAGGCCCCGTCACGGCTCGGCCACCGTCACCCCGGGTCGTCGCCGGATGGATCCTCCGTCGGCCGGAGAACCTCACCGAGACGGAGCACCTTCGGCTCAAGGCCGTTCTGGTCCACTGCCCTGAACTGGACGCCCTCACTGGCCACGTCCGCCCCTTCGGGCAGATGCTCACCGAGCGCCAGGGCGAACGGCTGCCGCAGTGGCTTGACGCCGTCCGGCAAGATGACCTCCCCGGCCTCCATACGCTCGCCGCAGGCATCGACCGTGACCGCGATGCAGTCGTCGCCGGCCTCACCCTGCCCTGGAGTTCCGGGGTCGTCGAAGGCCACGTTAACCGGATCAAGATGCTCAAACGCCAGATGTTCGGCCGGGCCGGCTTTCGTCTTCTCCGCAAGCGCGTCTTGCTCTACTCGTGA
- a CDS encoding tyrosine-type recombinase/integrase: MTTATVTARPSAPVRHAPLPPGQEKREPPTTWWQTEEPREQVLERTLALPFTADSDANQRSRQRGLVKLLDWLEDQPGRTWQERWVASGAEDAGREWTRLPMQWLAEHQRARKYDRADLCCGMIPLLGGQVVRPAYRWLLRQRPSQLLAHIRSVTDPDGFAALKDQYTATGHAGANDCNNALNRVTWIVTRKGGTVHDVTIGDCVELQHAIGEHQTNGYHGKHLFYALLAGVGVFGPDAPARLKTVMLPGQLTPAALVDRQDITCTAIRDLLVDYLTERAVDVDYTTLEDMARTLAGLFWRDLEKHHPGIDSLRLDADTVTAWRERVRMVHDRHGTPIRPRVNAHTVFSWVRTFYQDLARWAADEPTRWGPWVAPCPVRDSDTDHSKNRARRKAAMDQRTRTLLPALPALVKAVERQLKDAQTCLATGRETPAGAPFTTPAGENLLRRAGASSRVYADDPATGRRRDLTVEEERAFWAWAIVEVLRHTGMRIEEALELTHHSFVAYQLPTTGEIVPMLQVAPSKLDQERLLLVSPELGEVLTAIIHRVRRGQQAMPLVSAYDSLERLWSAPMPFLFQRRCGPEDRAIPRNYIYTCLNDALAASGLTGPGNEQLRYTPHDFRRIFVTDALRSGLPPAHRRPDLRSPDGRHDPRLCRDLSRGRHQPPPVLHRPPPGAATRGGVPRAHRAGVAGLPGPLRAAEGRPRRLRTRLRHPLRSRTRLHPLPCPAARSGADAPLGGDPREPARPAPGGQGPGMARRDRRDRGQPRRRRAEARRHARPRGPAHHRPPGHARSPWRRRPHRLRAAKRRCEGVVLSTTTRG; encoded by the coding sequence ATGACCACCGCGACCGTGACTGCCCGGCCCTCCGCCCCCGTCCGTCACGCCCCCTTGCCTCCCGGCCAGGAGAAACGCGAACCGCCGACGACCTGGTGGCAGACGGAGGAACCGCGCGAGCAGGTGCTGGAGCGCACACTCGCGCTGCCGTTCACCGCGGACAGCGACGCCAATCAGCGCTCACGGCAGCGTGGCCTCGTCAAGCTGCTGGACTGGCTGGAAGACCAGCCCGGCCGCACCTGGCAGGAGCGCTGGGTGGCCAGCGGAGCCGAGGACGCCGGCCGAGAGTGGACGCGGCTGCCGATGCAGTGGCTCGCCGAGCACCAGCGGGCGCGCAAGTATGACCGGGCCGATCTGTGCTGCGGCATGATCCCGCTGCTGGGCGGACAAGTCGTACGCCCCGCCTACCGATGGCTGCTGCGGCAGCGCCCCTCACAACTGCTGGCGCACATCCGCAGCGTTACCGATCCCGACGGCTTCGCGGCGCTCAAGGACCAGTACACGGCCACCGGCCACGCGGGAGCCAACGACTGCAACAACGCGCTCAACCGCGTCACCTGGATCGTGACCCGCAAGGGCGGCACCGTCCACGACGTCACCATCGGCGACTGCGTCGAGTTGCAGCACGCCATCGGCGAGCATCAGACCAACGGCTACCACGGCAAGCACCTCTTCTACGCGCTCCTCGCGGGCGTCGGCGTCTTCGGCCCCGACGCCCCGGCACGGCTGAAGACGGTGATGCTGCCGGGGCAGCTGACACCGGCGGCCCTGGTCGACCGACAGGACATCACCTGCACCGCGATACGCGACCTCCTGGTCGACTACCTCACCGAGCGCGCGGTGGACGTCGACTACACCACGCTGGAGGACATGGCCCGCACCCTGGCCGGACTGTTCTGGCGCGACCTGGAGAAACACCACCCGGGCATCGACTCGCTGCGGCTGGACGCCGACACCGTCACCGCCTGGCGGGAACGCGTCCGCATGGTCCATGACCGGCACGGCACCCCCATCCGGCCGCGGGTCAACGCACACACCGTGTTCAGCTGGGTCCGCACGTTCTACCAGGACCTCGCCCGCTGGGCCGCCGACGAACCGACACGCTGGGGCCCGTGGGTCGCGCCCTGCCCGGTCCGCGACAGCGACACCGACCACAGCAAGAACCGCGCCCGCCGCAAGGCGGCCATGGACCAACGAACCCGCACCCTACTGCCCGCACTCCCGGCCCTGGTCAAAGCCGTCGAGCGCCAGCTCAAGGACGCCCAGACCTGTCTCGCCACCGGGCGGGAGACCCCGGCCGGAGCCCCATTCACCACTCCGGCGGGCGAGAACCTCCTCCGCCGTGCCGGAGCGTCCTCCCGTGTCTACGCCGACGACCCCGCCACCGGCCGGCGCCGGGACCTGACCGTGGAGGAGGAACGCGCCTTCTGGGCCTGGGCCATCGTCGAAGTCCTTCGCCACACCGGCATGCGCATCGAGGAAGCACTCGAACTCACCCACCACAGCTTCGTCGCCTACCAGCTGCCCACCACCGGCGAGATCGTCCCCATGCTCCAGGTCGCCCCGTCCAAGCTCGACCAGGAGCGGCTGCTGCTGGTCTCACCAGAGCTCGGCGAGGTGCTCACTGCGATCATTCATCGCGTTCGGCGCGGGCAGCAGGCCATGCCCCTGGTCTCCGCCTACGACAGTCTGGAACGGCTCTGGAGTGCACCGATGCCGTTCCTCTTCCAGCGCCGCTGCGGCCCGGAGGACCGGGCCATCCCGCGCAACTACATCTACACCTGCCTCAACGACGCCCTCGCCGCGAGCGGGCTGACCGGGCCCGGCAACGAGCAGCTGCGATACACGCCCCACGACTTCCGAAGAATCTTCGTGACCGACGCCCTCCGCTCCGGCCTGCCCCCCGCACATCGCCGCCCGGATCTGCGGTCACCGGACGGTCGACACGACCCTCGGCTATGCCGCGATCTATCCCGAGGACGTCATCAACCACCACCGGTCCTTCATCGCCCGCCGCCGGGCGCTGCGACCCGGGGAGGAGTACCGCGAGCCCACCGAGCAGGAGTGGCAGGACTTCCTGGCCCACTTCGAGCTGCGGAAGGTCGCCCTCGGCGTCTGCGCACGCGACTTCGGCACCCCCTGCGTTCACGAACACGCCTGCATCCGCTGCCCTGTCCTGCGGCCCGATCCGGAGCAGATGCCCCGCTTGGAGGAGATCCACGAGAACCTGCTCGACCGGCTCCAGGAGGCCAAGGACCAGGGATGGCTCGGCGAGATCGCCGCGATCGAGGCCAGCCTCGCCGCCGCCGAGCAGAAGCTCGCCGCCATGCGCGACCTCGCGGCCCGGCACACCACCGTCCACCTGGGCATGCCCGATCTCCGTGGCGTCGTCGCCCGCATCGACTCCGAGCAGCGAAACGAAGATGCGAAGGGGTAGTCCTGAGCACTACAACGAGGGGATGA
- a CDS encoding IS3 family transposase, translating into MTVLYRLIHAEKANYPVVLLCRVLHVTRSSYYAWREGEAARRARQAADDALVHEITVIHIASRHTYGVPRIHAELRRLGHQVNRKRIARVMRERDIRGVTRRKRRSLTRPDVKAKPAPDLIGRDFHAERPGTRLVGAITYLPTAEGWLYLACWLDLATREIVGYAMADHHRPSSSSTPSTWPMAEAVWSPDA; encoded by the coding sequence GTGACCGTGTTGTACCGGTTGATCCACGCGGAGAAGGCGAACTACCCGGTCGTCCTGTTGTGTCGGGTGCTGCACGTGACCCGCTCCTCCTACTACGCCTGGCGCGAGGGCGAGGCCGCCCGCCGGGCCCGCCAAGCGGCCGACGACGCACTCGTGCACGAGATCACCGTGATCCACATCGCCTCCCGTCACACCTACGGCGTCCCGCGCATCCATGCCGAACTACGGCGTCTGGGGCACCAGGTGAACCGCAAGCGCATCGCCCGCGTCATGCGCGAGCGCGACATCCGCGGCGTCACCCGCCGCAAGCGGCGCTCGCTGACCCGGCCGGATGTGAAGGCGAAGCCGGCCCCGGACCTGATCGGCCGCGACTTCCACGCCGAGCGCCCCGGCACCCGGCTGGTCGGCGCCATCACCTACCTCCCGACGGCCGAGGGCTGGCTCTACCTCGCCTGCTGGCTCGACCTGGCCACCCGCGAGATCGTCGGCTACGCCATGGCCGACCACCACCGGCCGAGCTCGTCGTCGACGCCCTCGACATGGCCCATGGCCGAGGCGGTCTGGAGCCCGGATGCGTGA
- a CDS encoding tyrosine-type recombinase/integrase, with protein sequence MEETGDPSLPYRLLDRDGIEVAAVSEFLLDMLADDDSPASLRSYAYALLAWFRFLWAVDVPWDRAGRAEARDFALWLKMVKKPPRPRRPDAPAPGSVNPVTGKRYAGENYAARTRRHARAVVRSFYEYHRDMYGRPLLNPFPKTKRAEEEHLNAHHNPMHAFKRPARRAPYQPKEPRRTPRGIPDQAFNELFAVLPSHRDRALVAFYISAGPRASELLGVSRDRVSPGDQTIGVIRKGSRALQWIPASSDAFVWLRLYQQQVRPQALDGPEEPLWWTLRRPIRPLSYDAARMVFTRANETLGANWTLHDLRHSAAKRMVRDPKLSLTDVQWVLGHLHISTTEQYLEPAEDEVVTHVLAHHARQAAEPVKPVMPGPGYRSEVLQTLLGAAALGGGPA encoded by the coding sequence GTGGAGGAGACCGGCGATCCGTCGCTGCCGTACCGGCTGCTCGACCGGGACGGGATCGAGGTGGCGGCGGTCAGCGAGTTCCTGCTCGACATGCTCGCCGACGACGACAGCCCGGCCTCGCTCCGCTCGTACGCGTACGCGCTGCTGGCCTGGTTCCGGTTCCTGTGGGCTGTCGACGTGCCGTGGGACCGAGCCGGCCGGGCGGAGGCCCGAGACTTCGCACTGTGGCTGAAGATGGTCAAAAAGCCGCCGCGGCCCCGGCGGCCGGACGCCCCGGCGCCCGGGTCGGTCAACCCGGTGACCGGCAAGCGGTACGCGGGCGAGAACTACGCGGCACGCACCCGGAGGCACGCGCGGGCGGTGGTCCGCAGCTTCTACGAGTACCACCGCGACATGTACGGACGGCCGCTGCTCAACCCGTTCCCGAAGACCAAGCGGGCCGAGGAGGAGCACCTCAACGCCCACCACAACCCGATGCACGCCTTCAAACGCCCTGCCCGCCGGGCTCCCTACCAGCCGAAGGAACCCCGGCGAACCCCGCGCGGCATCCCCGACCAGGCATTCAACGAACTGTTCGCAGTCCTGCCCTCGCACCGCGACCGCGCGCTGGTCGCCTTCTACATCTCGGCCGGCCCGCGCGCTTCGGAACTCCTCGGCGTCAGCCGCGACCGGGTCAGCCCCGGTGACCAGACGATCGGCGTCATCCGCAAGGGCTCCCGGGCCCTGCAATGGATCCCCGCCTCCAGCGACGCGTTCGTCTGGTTGCGGCTCTACCAGCAGCAGGTCCGCCCGCAGGCCCTCGATGGGCCGGAGGAGCCGCTGTGGTGGACCCTACGGCGCCCGATCAGGCCGTTGAGCTACGACGCGGCCCGCATGGTGTTCACCCGGGCCAACGAGACCCTGGGAGCGAACTGGACGCTTCATGACCTGCGGCACAGCGCGGCCAAACGCATGGTGCGCGACCCCAAGCTCTCGCTTACCGACGTCCAATGGGTCCTCGGGCATCTCCACATCAGCACCACCGAGCAGTACCTCGAACCCGCCGAGGACGAGGTCGTCACGCACGTGCTGGCCCACCACGCCCGGCAGGCCGCGGAGCCCGTCAAACCGGTGATGCCCGGCCCGGGCTACCGTTCCGAGGTTCTCCAGACGCTGCTCGGCGCGGCCGCCCTCGGCGGAGGCCCGGCATGA
- a CDS encoding nuclear transport factor 2 family protein has product MNAETLAPMERLLAERACERLVVEFVHRLDLGDPGSVAELFTQDGIWEWPAGDRRIAGHDALRTYFGNRPADRLSRRICTNILVNVTSADTASAATYFTTYRVDGYSEGLIPPRPPVQVGHYEDTFRKVDDTWLLTTRTLFLSFAGPTERLDGPGQS; this is encoded by the coding sequence ATGAATGCTGAAACTCTTGCCCCGATGGAACGCCTACTCGCAGAGCGGGCTTGCGAGCGGCTGGTCGTCGAGTTCGTCCACCGGCTCGACCTCGGGGACCCGGGCTCGGTGGCGGAGCTCTTCACACAGGACGGCATCTGGGAATGGCCCGCCGGCGACCGCCGCATCGCGGGTCACGACGCCCTGCGCACCTACTTCGGCAACCGGCCCGCAGACCGACTCTCACGCCGCATATGCACCAACATCCTGGTCAACGTGACCTCTGCGGACACCGCCTCCGCCGCCACCTACTTCACCACGTACCGGGTCGACGGCTACAGCGAGGGCCTCATACCGCCGCGGCCCCCGGTTCAGGTGGGTCACTACGAAGACACCTTCCGCAAGGTGGACGACACCTGGCTGCTCACCACGCGGACTCTCTTCCTCTCCTTTGCCGGTCCCACCGAACGCCTCGACGGGCCCGGCCAGTCATGA
- a CDS encoding integrase core domain-containing protein, whose amino-acid sequence MIHSDRGSEYISAQSHDRIDQLGLRQNCGRTGSCFDNAAAESFWALLKEEIGTRTWPDRATARAEVFTFIETFYNRRRLRKHKIFGYLTPAETRQRHQHALAA is encoded by the coding sequence GTGATCCACAGCGATCGCGGCAGCGAGTACATCTCAGCTCAATCCCACGACCGAATAGACCAGTTGGGGCTACGACAGAATTGCGGACGTACCGGATCGTGTTTCGACAACGCCGCAGCGGAGAGTTTCTGGGCCCTGCTCAAGGAAGAGATCGGAACCCGGACCTGGCCCGACCGGGCCACCGCCCGCGCCGAGGTCTTCACCTTCATCGAGACCTTCTACAACCGCCGCCGCCTGCGCAAGCACAAGATCTTCGGCTACCTCACACCGGCCGAGACCAGACAGCGACATCAACACGCCCTCGCGGCATAA
- a CDS encoding helix-turn-helix domain-containing protein encodes MNGTRLASTNTLCALVAAWDARGRTAIGEWLVARNAVEDQLIELRSSSGSTQPVKTTKSTGRLGETEEAAIFAMALTKARNGWVLTDLARAIGVDPDVLIDYLSGRFLPTPAVLGRVMDAFSVQSPERERLVALHRAAWTASHWKSLRE; translated from the coding sequence TTGAACGGAACCCGCCTCGCTTCCACCAACACGCTGTGTGCCCTGGTGGCAGCCTGGGATGCTCGCGGTAGAACGGCCATCGGCGAGTGGCTCGTGGCCCGCAACGCCGTTGAGGATCAGCTCATCGAGCTGCGCTCCAGCAGCGGGTCCACCCAGCCCGTGAAAACGACTAAGAGCACAGGGCGGCTAGGGGAAACAGAGGAAGCGGCGATCTTCGCCATGGCGCTGACCAAGGCGCGAAACGGGTGGGTTCTGACTGATCTTGCTAGGGCCATCGGTGTGGACCCCGACGTGCTGATCGACTACCTCAGCGGACGCTTCTTGCCCACGCCGGCTGTTCTCGGACGTGTGATGGATGCCTTCTCGGTGCAGTCCCCCGAGCGAGAACGTCTCGTTGCGCTACATAGAGCTGCATGGACAGCTAGCCACTGGAAGTCGCTTCGGGAGTAA
- a CDS encoding barstar family protein, whose translation MRIADHATWNRGFPVKYLLVQEDEDGVEQLWARCAGVEGLFADPVPPPREVLTLRGCRPDGLLSEVLAEPDASLRGLGDVCVEVWDDEKPVQWWTLVDAVVVAHQPHSADPARYDIVLGAGVRNEETFFEPPAAPRFELFAGTTVAAARAGQCSSVDGLFKPRADPAPVPMELIGCEPSEPLLAALRRPRRSERDWAYLLVLDRQGAVMASRTVGLAITGARPSVLGGTLVDITLTDGGDDRPSPAARPIWAEWYQGPPAESNLWAPYDSQGRAAWLDLTTRAWRVPAPQPDHSGGDYHLDGRFVTDVPGLHCAIAEALLGPGRYFGREWNAFKDCLGGGFGVAPPFTLTWHDSEIARRALADVVEGPEDGLSYFEDIVRLLERCGVTVVLR comes from the coding sequence GTGCGCATCGCAGATCACGCCACGTGGAACCGGGGCTTCCCGGTGAAGTACCTCCTGGTTCAGGAGGACGAAGACGGCGTGGAACAGCTCTGGGCGAGGTGCGCGGGCGTCGAAGGACTGTTCGCCGACCCGGTCCCGCCCCCGCGGGAGGTCCTCACCCTCCGTGGATGCCGACCCGATGGCCTCCTGAGCGAGGTCCTGGCTGAGCCCGATGCCTCGCTACGAGGTCTGGGCGACGTGTGCGTCGAGGTCTGGGACGACGAGAAGCCCGTGCAGTGGTGGACTCTCGTCGATGCGGTCGTGGTGGCCCATCAGCCCCATTCGGCCGATCCGGCGCGGTACGACATCGTGCTCGGCGCTGGCGTCAGAAACGAGGAGACCTTCTTCGAACCGCCTGCGGCGCCGCGCTTCGAGCTCTTCGCAGGAACGACAGTCGCTGCGGCAAGGGCAGGGCAGTGCTCCTCCGTGGACGGCCTGTTCAAACCGCGAGCGGACCCGGCCCCTGTTCCGATGGAGCTGATCGGCTGCGAGCCTTCGGAGCCCCTGCTCGCGGCGCTGCGGCGGCCCCGTCGGTCGGAGCGGGACTGGGCCTACCTCCTGGTGCTGGATCGTCAGGGTGCCGTGATGGCCTCCCGCACCGTGGGCCTGGCCATCACCGGAGCGCGACCGTCCGTGCTCGGCGGCACGCTCGTCGACATCACCCTCACCGATGGCGGCGACGACCGGCCATCGCCGGCGGCCCGCCCGATCTGGGCAGAGTGGTATCAAGGCCCGCCGGCAGAGTCCAACCTGTGGGCGCCGTACGACTCGCAGGGCAGGGCCGCATGGCTGGACCTCACCACCCGTGCCTGGCGGGTGCCCGCGCCCCAGCCGGACCACTCCGGCGGCGACTACCACCTCGACGGCCGGTTCGTCACGGACGTTCCCGGGCTGCACTGCGCGATCGCCGAGGCCCTACTCGGGCCCGGCCGCTACTTCGGCCGGGAGTGGAACGCATTCAAGGACTGCCTGGGCGGTGGATTCGGAGTGGCCCCGCCGTTCACCTTGACCTGGCACGACTCCGAGATCGCGCGCCGCGCGCTGGCGGACGTGGTGGAGGGTCCGGAGGACGGACTCTCCTACTTCGAGGACATCGTGCGGCTCCTCGAACGGTGCGGCGTCACGGTCGTGCTCCGGTGA
- a CDS encoding transposase: protein MGSKYTKRYTEEFKRDAIALVDSSGKTVTAVARELGISSESLRGWYRRAKADRGEGAPDELTSAEREELWRLRKENREQQQTIEILKRATALFVKESDR from the coding sequence GTGGGAAGCAAGTACACGAAGCGGTACACCGAGGAGTTCAAGCGGGACGCGATCGCGCTCGTCGACTCCTCGGGCAAGACGGTCACGGCCGTCGCCCGGGAACTCGGCATCAGCTCCGAGTCCCTGCGCGGCTGGTACCGCCGGGCCAAGGCCGACCGGGGCGAGGGCGCCCCGGACGAGCTGACCAGCGCCGAGCGCGAGGAACTGTGGCGGCTGCGCAAGGAGAACCGCGAACAGCAGCAGACGATCGAGATCCTGAAAAGAGCGACGGCCTTATTCGTGAAGGAGAGCGACCGGTGA
- a CDS encoding peptidoglycan-binding domain-containing protein, with product MYLRQRISSAVLGAALLSVGSASAALAASTSAQAPAAVAVSCRGTVDYGLYCGYDLSNAYTDRGDSGAKVKELQALLIWHGYSVGSTGVDGYFGAATEYAVKRFQTAEGIRVDGIVGPTTWGYLRA from the coding sequence TTGTACTTGCGTCAGCGCATCTCGTCCGCCGTACTGGGCGCGGCTCTGCTCTCGGTCGGCTCCGCCAGTGCCGCTCTGGCCGCATCCACCTCCGCCCAAGCGCCGGCCGCGGTGGCGGTGAGCTGCCGAGGCACCGTCGACTACGGGCTGTACTGCGGCTACGACCTCAGCAACGCCTACACGGATCGCGGCGACTCCGGTGCGAAGGTGAAGGAGCTCCAGGCGCTGCTGATCTGGCACGGCTACTCGGTGGGCTCTACCGGTGTAGACGGCTACTTCGGAGCGGCCACGGAGTACGCCGTGAAGCGCTTCCAGACTGCGGAAGGCATTCGGGTCGATGGCATCGTCGGCCCGACTACCTGGGGATACCTCCGGGCCTAG